The Pleuronectes platessa chromosome 10, fPlePla1.1, whole genome shotgun sequence genome contains a region encoding:
- the kif13a gene encoding kinesin-like protein KIF13A isoform X3 has protein sequence MSDTKVKVAVRVRPMNRREIELNTKCVVDMEDNQTVLHPPASNAKGENSRKQSKVFAFDHCFWSIDESNAPKYAGQEVVFKCLGEGILENAFQGYNACIFAYGQTGSGKSFSMMGNGEQPGLIPRLCCSLFERVHREGNEAHSFKVEVSYMEIYNEKVRDLLDPKGNRQSLKVREHKVLGPYVDGLSQLAVSNFEDIEVLMSEGNKSRTVAATNMNEESSRSHGVFSIIVTQTLYDLKSGNSGEKVSKMSLVDLAGSERVSKTGAAGERLKEGSNINKSLTTLGCVISALADQSAGKGKAKFVPYRDSVLTWLLKDNLGGNSKTAMIATVSPAADNYEETLSTLRYADRAKRIVNHAVVNEDPNARIIRELREEVEKLKVQLSQAESMKAPELKEKLQESEKLIQDMTVTWEQKLRKTEEIATERQKQLESMGISLETSGIKVGEDKCFLVNLNADPALNELLVYYLKEHTRVGADTSQDIQLFGIGIQPEHCTLEVCTDSDVTLTPIGNARTCVNGTMIDSLVHLWHGDRILWGNNHFFRINLPNRKRRDRLKELERASPRESFIEADLETASEASSEQDYSYEFAQMEVTMKTLGNNDPMQNVVQVLEKQYLEEKRTALEEQRMMYERELESLRQQLSPEKAPQHHRSSSDRLAFPTHTPHSKLRLWTEERDELFRRSLSRLREQVMRANTLVREANFLAEEMNKLTDYQVTLQIPAANLSANRKQGVIVSEPAIQVRRKGKGTQVWTIEKLENKLVDMRDHYSDWREGTEEMYNKANSKHCDPFYEAQENHNLIGVANIFLECLFHDVKLQYAVPIISQQGEVAGRLHIELMRVSGAIPERLCGGDDSSENSSESSCYEVMDTNGEIVHMAKRLTCRVRIREATGLPLNLSNFVFCQYTFWEHGEPTVAPPMVSPDRPSPRSPEAQFTVQFDNCKDYVVYVTDEFLEFISDGALAIEVWGHRCAGNGRSLWELDALEAQTQTLRDRWSEVSRKVELLVSIQELNEQGEYSSVELQSGKDGSTGGVFQLRQGHSRRLQVCVKPVQNSGTLPLLVEALLSVSIGCVSARSTKLQRPLDSYQREAEDDMDSYQEEDLNCVRERWSEALIKRREYLDDQIKKIINKHEKSEEDIEREARLVEQWVGLTEERNAVLVPAPGSGIPGAPADWTPPAGMEAHIPVLFLDLNADNLTVNEQLRGPHAAGVNSILPKEHGSQFFYLPIIRDSAEEVLAVCSWDSSIHDSVHLNRVTSPNERIYLIIKATVQLSHPASMELVLRKRIAVNIYNKQSFTQSLKRRMSLKNTLYSCGVIYEIVSNIPKASEEPEERETLALMAARGDCEETQDGETYIEKYTRGVLEVENILSLERLRQAVTVKEALAAKGRHLRRSISTPNVQHSSCSKTDLTGCEDEDCKDHCDHVDSSSCNPQDGSLCSTPIKNKENQGLVSESPIFFNSSPFKVLTPQPPKFLKSLLPVKEENKVKKALEARPLLGQEQDSEDEETDLHVTLNLDQGPQDHSGFQPYIPEDFANFEIYNATLESQEGFLSSCSDLKGSRCGGGSSEREVSRSPTASSCTSGYFSHSASNATLSDMPFSASESSDQLSCSSRDQQDPLGCSAGRGCVQDKGLSAGTDTQQPPLSADTVPDLLAPPQGSSLVCITNYTDKQQTFPLPRNCVLSTSQEFTDFKGADDSPAESDLARLTEGWQPEYVEQKKPDHVKPSDTSNQPPSGVTSNPEHAICKYPKSEDSVSVPVTCPNTTIVCTSVRAPVSVPDKVPAPSQARIIPSASVPPPASPSPAASCAPVTRAGGEPPIQEPAQGDLPHGSPCPSPNPSSAEPSGDSSGDESTPVAQLPDWMAPGEQVWVGKRRGTVHYVGGVEFAKGIWIGVKLDMAVGKHNGTVQGRVYFRCPPGHGVFVKPSRLTRGHPSMDTEPQTLIR, from the exons CAGGAAACAATCTAAG GTGTTTGCCTTTGACCACTGTTTCTGGTCCATCGACGAATCCAACGCACCCAAATATGCTG GTCAAGAGGTGGTGTTCAAGTGCCTTGGAGAGGGAATACTTGAAAATGCATTCCAGGGATATAATGCCTGTATATTTGCCTATGGACAAACAG GTTCAGGCAAGTCCTTTTCCATGATGGGGAATGGGGAGCAGCCGGGTTTAATCCCTCGACTCTGCTGCTCACTGTTCGAGAGGGTCCACAGGGAGGGCAATGAGgctcatagttttaaggtggaggTTTCTTACATGGAGATCTACAACGAGAAGGTCCGTGACCTGCTGGATCCCAAAGG gaacagaCAATCACTGAAAGTTCGAGAACACAAGGTCCTGGGTCCGTATGTGGACGGTCTGTCTCAGCTGGCTGTGAGCAACTTCGAG GACATCGAGGTGTTGATGTCAGAGGGGAACAAATCGCGCACGGTTGCAGCAACAAACATGAACGAGGAGAGCAGTCGTTCACACGGTGTCTTCAGCATCAtcgtcacacaaacactttatgaTCTAAAGTCCGGG AACTCAGGGGAGAAAGTGAGCAAGATGAGTCTGGTCGACCTGGCAGGAAGTGAGCGAGTCTCTAaaactggagctgctggagagagacTTAAAGAGGGCAGCAATATAAACAA ATCTCTCACCACATTAGGCTGTGTGATCTCTGCTCTGGCTGATCAGTCTGCAGGAAAGGGGAAGGCCAAGTTTGTGCCTTACAGAGACTCAGTCCTCACCTGGCTGCTGAAg GACAACCTCGGCGGCAACAGCAAGACAGCCATGATAGCCACAGTGAGTCCTGCAGCTGACAACTACGAGGAGACTCTGTCCACACTGCGCTACGCTGACAGGGCCAAGAGGATCGTCAACCACGCCGTGGTGAACGAAGACCCCAACGCTCGCATCATCAGAGAGctcagggaggaagtggagaagctCAAGGTTCAGCTCTCTCAGGCCGAG TCCATGAAGGCTCCTGAACTGAAGGAGAAACTGCAGGAGTCTGAGAAGCTCATCCAGGACATGACTGTCACCTGGGAGCAAAAACtaagaaagacagaggagatCGCCACT GAGCGTCAGAAGCAGCTGGAGAGCATGGGCATCTCTTTGGAAACATCTGGGATTAAAGTTGGCGAAGACAAGTGTTTCCTTGTCAATCTAAATGCTGATCCCGCCCTTAATGAGCTACTGGTCTATTACCTGAAG GAGCACACACGTGTGGGCGCAGACACGTCTCAGGACATCCAGCTCTTTGGGATCGGCATCCAGCCGGAGCACTGCACCCTGGAAGTCTGCACAGACAGTGATGTCACCCTGACGCCCATCGGGAATGCCAG GACCTGTGTGAACGGAACAATGATCGATTCCTTGGTGCACCTGTGGCACGGAGACCGGATCTTATGGGGCAACAACCACTTCTTCAG GATCAATCTGCCTAATCGAAAGCGGCGGGACCGTTTGAAGGAGCTGGAGCGAGCTTCTCCCAGAGAGAGCTTCATCGAGGCGGACCTGGAGACAGCCAGCGAGGCGTCTTCTGAGCAGGACTACAGCTATGAGTTTGCACAGATGGAGGTCACAATGAAGACTCTTGGGAACAATG ACCCCATGCAGAACGTGGTCCAGGTGCTGGAGAAGCAGTACCTGGAGGAGAAGCGGACggctctggaggagcagaggatgaTGTACGAGCGAGAGCTGGAGTCGCTGAGGCAACAGCTGTCTCCTGAGAAAGCACCACAGCACCACCGCAGCAGCAGTGACCGCCTTGCGTTCCCGACCCACACGCCCCACAGCAAGCTGCGGCTGTGGACGGAGGAGCG CGATGAGCTTTTTCGTCGGAGTCTCTCTCGGCTCAGGGAGCAGGTGATGAGAGCCAACACTTTGGTGCGAGAAGCCAACTTTCTGGCAGAGGAGATGAACAAACTGACGGACTATCAGGTCACCCTTCAGATTCCTGCGGCCAACCTCAGCGCCAACCGCAAG CAGGGAGTGATAGTGAGCGAGCCGGCCATCCAGGTGCGGAGGAAAGGGAAGGGGACTCAGGTTTGGACCATTGAGAAGCTGGAGAACAAACTGGTTGACATGAGAGACCACTACAGTGACTGGAGGGAAGGCACAGAGGAGATG tataACAAAGCAAACAGTAAGCACTGTGATCCATTCTATGAGGCACAAGAGAACCACAACCTGATAGGAGTGGCCAACATTTTTCTCGAGTGCCTTTTCCATGATGTTAAACTGCAATACGCTGTTCCCATCATCAGCCAACAGGGGGAG GTTGCAGGCCGGTTGCACATTGAGCTGATGCGAGTCAGTGGTGCCATACCAGAGCGTCTGTGTGGGGGAGATGACTCATCAGAAAACTCCAGTGAGAGTAGCTGCTACGAGGTCATGGACACCAACGGGGAGATCGTCCACATGGCCAAGAGGCTCACCTGCAGG GTGCGGATCAGGGAGGCCACAGGTCTGCCGCTCAACCTGTCCAACTTTGTTTTCTGTCAGTACACCTTCTGGGAGCATGGCGAGCCCACTGTGGCTCCTCCCATGGTTAGCCCAGACCGACCCTCCCCTCGAAGCCCAGAAGCCCAGTTTACTGTCCAGTTTGATAACTGCAAG GACTATGTTGTGTATGTGACGGACGAGTTTCTAGAATTTATATCTGATGGAGCTCTGGCGATAGAGGTGTGGGGTCACCGCTGTGCTGGGAATGGACGCTCACTCTGGGAATTGGATGCACTAGAGGCCCAGACCCAAACGCTCAGAGACAG GTGGAGCGAGGTGTCTCGCAAGGTTGAGCTGTTGGTCTCCATCCAGGAGCTGAACGAGCAGGGAGAGTATTCAtctgtggagctgcagtctgGAAAAGACGGCAGCACCGGAGGAGTCTTCCAACTacgacag GGTCACtccaggaggctgcaggtttGCGTGAAACCAGTCCAAAACTCAGGCACTCTGCCTCTGCTGGTGGAGGCTCTGCTGTCCGTctctattggctgtgtgtcggCTCGCTCCACCAAGCTGCAGAGACCTCTTGACAGCTACCAG AGAGAGGCGGAAGACGATATGGATAGTTATCAG gaGGAAGATCTCAACTGTGTGAGAGAGCGCTGGTCAGAAGCTCTGATCAAACGTCGGGAGTACCTGGACGATCAAATCAAGAAAATCATCAACAAACACG AAAAGTCAGAGGAGGATATTGAGCGAGAGGCTCGGCTGGTGGAGCAGTGGGTTGGACTTACTGAAGAGAGAAATGCAGTGCTGGTACCTGCACCTGGCAGTGGCATCCCTGGAGCTCCTGCAGACTG GACCCCACCTGCAGGAATGGAAGCTCACATCCCTGTTCTCTTCCTGGACTTGAACG CGGATAACCTGACAGTGAACGAGCAGCTGAGAGGCCCACACGCTGCAGGCGTTAACTCCATCCTGCCTAAGGAGCACGGAAGCCAGTTCTTCTATCTGCCCATCATCAGAGATAGTGCTGAGGAG GTGTTGGCAGTGTGCTCCTGGGACTCGTCCATCCACGATTCTGTGCACCTCAACCGGGTAACGTCTCCCAACGAACGCATCTACCTGATCATCAAAGCCACGGTGCAGCTCAGCCACCCGGCCTCCATGGAGCTGGTGCTCCGCAAGCGGATCGCCGTCAACATCTACAACAAACAG aGTTTTACTCAGAGTCTCAAGAGAAGAATGTCGCTAAAGAACACACTTTACTCCTGTGGTGTGATTTATGAAATCGTTTCCAACATACCAAAG GCCtcagaggagccagaggagaggGAAACTTTGGCCCTCATGGCGGCTCGCGGCGATTGCGAGGAGACTCAGGACGGAGAAACCTACATAGAGAAATACACACGGGGAGTCCTGGAAGTGGAGAACATCCTCAGTCTAGAAAGGTTACGGCAG GCTGTGACAGTGAAGGAAGCTCTCGCTGCTAAAGGGAGACACCTAAGAAGGAGTATCAGCACACCAAATGTACAGCAT TCTTCATGTAGTAAAACAGACCTGACAGGatgtgaggatgaagactgcaaG GATCACTGTGATCATGTGGACAGCTCCAGCTGCAATCCTCAGGATGGCTCCCTTTGCAGCACTCCCATTAAAAACAAGGAGAACCAAG GTTTGGTTTCAGAGAGCCCGATCTTTTTCAACTCCAGCCCCTTCAAAGTCCTCACCCCTCAGCCGCCCAAGTTCCTCAAGTCCCTGCTGCCGGTCAAAGAGGAGAACAAGGTGAAGAAAGCCCTGGAGGCTCGGCCGCTGCTGGGACAAGAG CAGGActctgaggatgaggagacgGACCTGCATGTGACTCTGAACCTGGATCAGGGCCCTCAGGATCACAGCGGCTTCCAGCCTTACATCCCAGAGGACTTTGCAAACTTTGAGATCTACAACGCCACCCTGGAGAGCCAGGAGgggttcctctcctcctgctctgactTGAAGGGAAGCCGGTGTGGAGGCGGGAGCAGCGAGAGAGAGGTGTCCCGAAGCCCCACGGCCAGCAGTTGCACCAGTGGCTACTTCTCACACAGTGCCTCCAACGCCACGCTGTCCGACATGCCTTTCAGTGCCAGTGAGAGCTCCGACCaactcagctgcagctccagagaccAACAGGACCCCCTCGGCTGTTCCGCTGGACGAGGCTGCGTCCAAGACAAAGGTTTATCTGCAGGGACCGACACtcagcagcctcctctctcGGCAGACACGGTGCCGGATCTGCTCGCCCCCCCTCAGGGCTCCTCACTTGTCTGTATTACTAATTACACAGACAAGCAGCAAACGTTCCCTCTGCCTCGCAACTGTGTCCTCAGCACCAGCCAGGAGTTCACCGACTTCAAAGGGGCTGACGACAGCCCTGCAGAGAGCGATTTAGCACGTCTTACAGAGGGATGGCAGCCGGAGTATGTGGAGCAGAAGAAACCTGATCATGTAAAACCATCTGACACCAGCAATCAACCCCCCTCTGGTGTCACATCTAATCCTGAACATGCAATATGCAAATATCCCAAGAGCGAGGACTCTGTTTCTGTACCTGTGACCTGCCCTAACACAACTATAGTTTGCACTTCAGTCAGAGCCCCAGTAAGTGTTCCTGACAAAGTCCCAGCTCCCTCTCAAGCCCGAATAATTCCCTCTGCATCAGTCCCACCTCCAGCATCACCATCCCCGGCTGCCTCTTGTGCCCCAGTGAcacgagcaggaggagagccACCGATCCAGGAGCCTGCACAGGGAGATCTGCCCCACGGGAGTCCCTGTCCCAGTCCTAACCCCAGCAGTGCCGAGCCCTCGGGGGACTCCAGCGGGGATGAGAGCACCCCTGTGGCTCAGCTCCCTGACTGGATGGCCCCGGGGGAGCAGGTGTGggtggggaagaggagaggaacagtACACTATGTTGGAGGGGTAGAGTTTGCGAAGGGAATATGGATTGGTGTGAAACTGGACATGGCAGTGG GTAAGCACAACGGGACTGTCCAGGGCCGGGTGTACTTCCGCTGCCCCCCAGGCCACGGTGTGTTCGTCAAACCGTCTCGTCTCACCAGAGGACACCCCTCCATGGACACAGAGCCCCAGACTCTAATCAGATAG